Sequence from the Candidatus Obscuribacterales bacterium genome:
AGAAGCAAAACCCGCAGAGTATACGGACGATACAGGGGCCATTTCGGCACACAAAGGACGCAGCGTATGCCAAATCTCCACAGAGCCGGACGATGACAACCGCATCCAAGTGCGCGTGCACTATCATGATGCGCCCAACTGACTTCTAAAACAACATAGCTAGAGTAACGAAAAATTTGCTAAGCAATGCAAATAAAGACTAATTCCAGGGATTAGTTTAAGCTCTGATGGGTAAAACCCTTTCAGGCTAATTGCAAAGCGAGGCACGCATATGTCGGTCCAGGAGCGTCTTGAATCATCTCTTGATAGTTCTAGTCCCTATTTGAACCGAGAGTTGTCGCTCCTTGCCTTCCAACAAAGAGTCTTGGAAGAGGCTCAGGACAAGTCTAATCCGCTTCTTGAGCGATTTAAATTCCTATCCATAGTCGGCTCCAACCTGGAAGAGTTTTTCATGGTGCGTGTTGCCGGTCTTAAGAGGCAACTGCAAACAAGCAACATCGCTACAGCAAAAGATGGCATGACTGTCGGCGAACAACTACAAGCAATTCGAGAAGCTGTTGTAAAACTAGTTGCCAGCGCCAATTACCTTCTCAAGAATGAACTTCTGCCGGCGTTAAACGAAGCAGGCATCGACATACTAACCTATAAGGACCTCACACCCAAGCAACGTGAGCAAGCCGACTCATTTTTCAATGACGTGGTATTTCCAGTATTAACGCCTCTGGCATTCGACCCTGGGCACCCATTTCCACACATTTCAAATCTGAGCTTCAATATGGCAGTGCTCATCAAAGACAGCAACGATAACGACAAATTTGCTCGTATCAAAATCCCCGAGAAACTGACCCAATTGATACCACTTCAAGCGACCGATCCGACAAGGCAATCTTTCATCTGGCTAGATGATGTCATTAGCGGCAATCTTGATGACTTATTTCCAGGTATGACAGTTGTCGAATCCCATCCGTTTGCTTTAGCACGAGATGCTGCCATGGAAATTCAGGAGTGGGAAGCAGAAGATTTACTGGAACTCACAGAGGAAGGCATCCGCCAACGCGAGTTTGGTGATGTAGTGAGACTAACAGTACAGCGAAATACACCTGCGCCAATTATCGAAATTCTCACCACCAATCTCGAAATCGGCACCGAAGACGTCTATGCAATTGAGACGCGTGGTCCATTGAGTTCACTCAAGCACGTCTTCGCAATAGATCGTCCGGACCTCAAAGATCCGCCCTTTGTGCCAAACATTCCGGCAATCATCAATCCGGATTTACAGGAAGAAGATATCTTTTCTGCCATCCGTCGCCAGGACATCCTCTTACACCACCCCTATGATTCATTTATGCCGGTCGTCAATTTCTTCAACGCGGCAGCGCAAGATCCCAATGTTTTAGCGATAAAAACGACTCTCTACCGTGTCGGCAAAAATTCGCCAATAGTACAAGCGCTTTTGGAAGCCAGCACACGCGGCAAGGAAGTAGCTGCTCTTGTTGAATTAAAAGCAAGATTCGACGAAGAAAACAACGTTGAATGGGCAAGAGCTCTTGAACGTGAAGGCGTGCACGTGGTCTATGGATTGCCAGGGCTAAAAGTCCACTCCAAAGTCACTTTGGTGGTCAGACAAGAAGGCAACACAATTAGACGCTACATGCATTTAAGCACCGGCAACTACAATGCCGTAACTGCGCATCTCTACACAGACATTGGACTTCTCACCTGCAACGAAGAGATTGGCTCGGACGTTACTGACTTGTTCAACTATTTGACTGGTTATTCCGCCAAGCAAGATTTCCGCAAGTTACTTGTTGCACCGATTAACTTAAGCGAAAAACTAACGGAGCTAATCCGTCGAGAAATAGAATTGCACAAGCAAAACGGCAACGGCCGTCTCATCTTTAAAATGAATTCCCTTGTTGAACCTCCGATGATTGATCTTCTCTATGAAGCATCGCGAGCAGGAGTAAAAATAGACTTGATCGTAAGAGGCATTTGTTGCTTGCTGCCAGGCGTTGCCGGCATTAGCGAGAACATCAATGTCACAAGCATTGTTGGTCGATTTTTAGAGCATAGTCGCATTTACTATTTTGGAAACGGTGGCAAAGAAGAGATATACCTAGGCAGCGCCGACCTGATGCCACGCAATCTGCATCGCCGCGTAGAAGTAGTATTTCCAATTCTCGACGAACGCATACTAAGACACTTGAAAGACGACATCCTCAAGACATTCCTAGCTGATTGCATGAATGCGCAAATAATGACTCCACACGGGAATTACACCCACAAACACACAGAGCACGGTCCTAACTGTATCAATTGCCAGCAAGTATTTATGTCAACAAAGAACTCAAACACGCCGTAATTCGACTTAGTTTGCTCCGGATTCTGAGCGAATGTCTTTTACGTCACCCTGTTGCTTGATGATATCGCGACGTTGATCACCAAGCTTGGGCAGCATTTCTCGCTCGTACTGCAATTGCTGCTGCTCCAACTTTTGCTCCAGAGCCTGGCGCTCTTGTGTAAGCTGCCGCTTTTCCTGTTGCTTCATTTGTCGCAGCAAAGTAGGCGCGTTCTGTGCTCCATCAGTGCCAGTAGTCCATTTTGGACCCACGACATTACCAGGCTCAAGCACACTTTTGCCGGCACCTTCTATAGACTTAATTAGCTGGTTGTTCTCATTCAACACATTCTCAGCAGTTACTTTTTGCTCTGGTTTGAGCTGACCGGAATTTTGCTGACGTTCTTTGGCAATTTGGCTCGAGAGATCATCCAATGTCTGTCTCAACTTATTTGCTCTGGACTGATCTATCCAACCTTCCTCCAAAGCATGCTTTATGCGCTTGTGTTGATGTTCTATGCGCTCATCCACATTACCGGAAGTCGGATTAACATTGTCTTGGCATAAAGCCGGCATTGCCAACCCAGCAGCAATCACGAGGCTCAAACAATAGCTATTGAAGAAATTCATGGTTAGTCTCCTACGTCATTGAATAAATAGTCTTCCGGTTCCAATTTATCCTTGCTTTCAGATTCCTTCGCTTTAAATCTCACAGAGGAACGTAACCTGGTTAGAGCAATTTCGAAATTCTTTCGCACAGAAGCATTGTCAAAATTACGCGAAGCATTCTTAGGATTTAGGTATATCGCTTGTTCAAAATCACTAACACTCGAGTCATTTCGACCTAATTTCGTGTTTACTATAGCTCGCAAGAAATAAGCTCTCGCATCATCCGGTGAATAATTCACAGCCTTATCCAAATCAGCAATCGCCAAATCATAATTGCCCAATTTCAAAAAGCACTTGCCTCGCAGCACATAATTTTGCGCATCCGTTGCATCCAAACCCACAGCCGTCGCCAACTTCTTTAACGCTTGATCGTATTCCTTAGCTTTCATCAATTCGACGGCTTCGTCCCTGGCTGGATTGCCATAGGACAAGGCGCCTGGGATAGCCCCAGCAAGGCTAAATACAATAATCGCTGCCGCAGCCAACTCTTTCATAGCCAATGCCTCTGTAAGCCTAAGTCAACTTACCAACCCAGATCAGTTTCCAAACTGCGTATGAAGTTAAACGTTACGACCCTTAAGATACGGAAATGCAATCGTCCGATGTCAAATCTGGCAAATCTGCTGCCCGTGATAAATAATATGGACGTAGATTGGATTCAACTGCGTGGGAGCAACTGCATGAAAACTAAAATCGTGGCAATGGCTTGTCTGCTTACAGCCTGCCTGACGTCACAAGTCCGACCAACAGCCATAGTCCTAGCAAATCCGACAGCAGTAAAAATAGATAGAGCTGCCCCTGTCAAAGAAATAAAAACAATTGATGACTTATCACGCTGGATGAACTATTACTATTTGCACCCACAGCCGGAGTTGATGATCACCGCAGTTGACTATATTCAAAAAAACAAGCTTGCTAGACCTGATGCAAGAAATTCACTAATCGCATTTTTTAGTCAGCTAATAGCCCAGAACCCGCAACGTTTAGCTGCGTGGACAGAACATTTCAAGTCGATGGACGACAATATGAAGGGAGTTCTCTGGACAGCAATGTGGCAAGCCGACACTCCTGAATCAAAAAAGCAACTGGCTGTATTAACCAAAAGTCTAAATCCGGAAATGCAAAAAGCCACAAGCAAACTTCCCGCTGCAATAGCCATTGAAAAAATGCCAATCGACGGACCCGCTGTTTTAGACAGACTCTGGTCGTGCTTCTGCGCAACAGGCGATGACCGCTATGTAAAGCGAATAATTGAAGTCCTGCCACCACCCAATACAAATGGCTCCGCAAAAGTCACTGGATCGGTGGCAAGCGACATGATGAGAGCAGGCGCTGCAAAATGGTCTTTAACAAGCAACGCACACAAACACAAGAAAGTGATGGTCATTTGCATGCAGGCTAGACAGCAAACATCTAATCCTATCCTCAAAAAAGAATTGTCTGCAGTAATAGAGAAGGCACAGAAATAATATGGAACGAAGAGATTGGAATCAACGATATATCGATGATGACACACCATGGGACAGTGGTCTTCCATCAGAAGAATTGAAAGCCATTCTCGCTGCGGGATTGATCAAACCTTGCCGAGTGTTTGAAGTTGGCTGCGGAACAGGCACCAATGCTATCTTTCTAGCACAAGCAGGATTTGATGTTACCGCCGTAGATCTTTCCGAAGTCGCAATCAATCGCGCCAAAGAAAAGGCAGCAGCAGCCGGTGTCAAAGTCAATTTCTTAGTGGCAGATGTCACTGCTCTACCAGCAGAAGTCGGCTCCGAATTCCCATTTGTTTTCGATCGCGGAACATATCACATTGTTCGCGACGTAAATCTCAAAGCCTTGCAGTCGACTCTTGCAAAACTAGTTGCACCCGGTGGCTATTATCTTGTCCTTGCCGGCAATGCAAATGAAGATGCTCCACCAGACAAAGGACCGCCACGCGTAAAAGCTAGTGACGTATGTGCAGAATTAGAAGGCAACGCCTTCGATCTCGTCCGCCTCAAAGAAAGTCATTTCACCGGCGTGAAAATCAACGGCGAAAATTTTTCACCACTTGCATGGTCAGGAATATTCCGAAGGCGGCATGAAGAACGCTAATCGCGAAACAGTCATTCTTTCAACCAGTCGACCATTTTCGGATTTATGTAGTAGTGATCTCGACCAGATTTGACCGATTGCAGTAGATTAATGTCCGCAAGCTTTCTAAGATACTTCGATGCTGCTTCTCTTTTGGCAATACCAGCTTCCTCCAGAAAGCTGATTCGACAATAAGGCAGTTTAAATAAGACTTCCACCGAGTCTTTCGAGTAAATTTTGGGCAGCTTATCTCGAACTTCTTCTTGCGTCTCATTCAACAGATTAATCAGTCCCCTAATTTTGCGAATTGCTGAATCTGTCGTAGACTCTACACCTTGAAGCAGCCGTTGATTCAGACATATTTAAAGCTAGCTTCTCAAGAATATGTCGACAAGATCCACATGTCGTCAAAATATGTCTACAAAATCGATTTTTGACGACATATTTAAAAGCTTCTTGACGTCAACCGTTTGCAGCGCCATTGACAAGATTGTTCAAATTGCTTAAAATGTATAAAGTATACATAGTGCTTAAATCGATCAATACCGAGACTTTGCATGAAAACCGTGACCGCAACTGAACTAAAAACCAAAACAGGGGAAACTCTTGATGCCGCCCAAAGAGAACCAGTGTCTATAGAGAAGAATGGGCGTCCTATCGCGGTAATCATTCCTCAGGCTGACTACGAACGGCTCACGCAACTAGAAAACGACTATTGGCTTGCGCGCGTTGAAGCAGCCGAAAAGAGCGGTTACATCGGAGCTAAAGCAACCACCAATTTTTTCAAAGACATGCTGAAGCATAATGCTAAAGCCTGATCTGACTAATGATGCAATGCGCTTTCTCAAAAAGCGCGATAGCAAGCAGTTTTTGCAAATTTTCCAAGCCATCACAAACCTGTGTGATGACCCACGCCCCCATGATTCCATTTCGATGGGAAACGGTACCCACTTTAGAAAAGATGTGGGAGAGTTTCGAGTGATTTATCGTTTTGACAAAAAGACAATGTACATAACAGTCGTCGGCAATCGCAACGACAGCGCTGCCTATCAAGAATTTGATCGTAAGAAGTAGAAACGGAAGAGAGCCAGTTATTCACTGGCTCTCTTCATAACTCCTGGCACCGGGCTATTTTTCCAGGCGGTCTCCCACCAAGTATTGTCGCTGCTGACCGTCTTTACCGCTCCCACCAATCTTTGGACAAGCCCTCGGGCACATCAGTAACGCTCAGCTACATACCGCCTTGATGCGGTACTTCCACCTGCGTCCTATTATCCAGTGGTCTACTGGGGGCCGCCCAGCGTTTACCGCTGGCACGATAACTGGCATGCTGGCGGTTCGTCCGTCCTGATCCTCTCGTACTAGCGCAGCTGGCTCGCCAGAGCCTACGGAGCGCTAATGACGATGCGAAGTCGCTTGCGACGCAGCAACCGGCGAAGCCGGTTCCTCTCAAAAATCCTACGGGCATGCCGGATATGGACCGAACCACGCTTTGACAATACACCTTATATGGTGTATTGTTTATCAATGACTGGCAAAGATTTGCTCAAATTGTTGAAGAAACATGGCTTTGTATTAAAGCGAGTAAGTGGCAGCCATCATATTTTGGACAATGGGAAAATGAAAATCATCGTACCGGTCCATGGCAATCGAGATCTGCCAATCGGCTTGCTAAAGAGCATCCTAAAACAAGCGGGGCTAAAATGATTTATTACTGCAAGGCTTATCGTGATGAAGATTGTTATTCTGTAGAGTTCCCAGATATCACAGGAACATCCACTTACGGAAAGACATTGGAAGAGGCACTAGCAATGGCCAAGGATGCTCTCAATTTAATGCTTGCTGCCATGGTAGATGATGGAGAGCCTCTTCCAAAATCCAAGAGTCGTAAGGCTGCTGGCTATTACCCGGTTGAGGTCAAACCTTCAATTTTAGCTGCTGCGGAAATTCGCCAAGCACGCAAAGCGGCAGGACTCACTCAAAAAGAAATGGCCAATCGATTGAATGTCGCCTATCAGGTTTATCAAAAACTCGAAGATCCAGATCGATCCAATCCAACTATTAAGACATTGACACAAGTCGCACGTTGCCTTGGACACGACCTAAAACTTGCCATTTAAACAGCAAGGACATTTGGATCTTAATCTAGAAATTAGAGCTTGATTCCTAGTTCGCTCTCAACACGATCTAGTGCATTTGTCTCGACTAGAATGCCTTGCCTCTCATAACGTTTTCTTGTTTTTGACCAACGCAATATCACATACTTGGCTGAGAAGTACTTGCCTGCTAGGCTTGTCACCTTAGCATTGCCTTGGCAAAGAATTTCCAGATGATCCAACTTCGCACATTTGCTGACTGTCTTTAGCTATGTCTCAACATATTCGCAAATAGCAACCGGTTGGGGAATTACTAAGCCATCCTCTTTCAGTCCGTTCAAGTGGAAACGAATTGCCTCGCGAATTTCCCTTTCAACTTCTTCCTTAGTCGCACCGGTGGCAATGCACCCAGGCAAATCTGGAACATAGGCGGAAAAATTATTAACACTCTTTTCAATGACTACTGCATATTTCATTCTTGT
This genomic interval carries:
- the ppk1 gene encoding polyphosphate kinase 1; its protein translation is MSVQERLESSLDSSSPYLNRELSLLAFQQRVLEEAQDKSNPLLERFKFLSIVGSNLEEFFMVRVAGLKRQLQTSNIATAKDGMTVGEQLQAIREAVVKLVASANYLLKNELLPALNEAGIDILTYKDLTPKQREQADSFFNDVVFPVLTPLAFDPGHPFPHISNLSFNMAVLIKDSNDNDKFARIKIPEKLTQLIPLQATDPTRQSFIWLDDVISGNLDDLFPGMTVVESHPFALARDAAMEIQEWEAEDLLELTEEGIRQREFGDVVRLTVQRNTPAPIIEILTTNLEIGTEDVYAIETRGPLSSLKHVFAIDRPDLKDPPFVPNIPAIINPDLQEEDIFSAIRRQDILLHHPYDSFMPVVNFFNAAAQDPNVLAIKTTLYRVGKNSPIVQALLEASTRGKEVAALVELKARFDEENNVEWARALEREGVHVVYGLPGLKVHSKVTLVVRQEGNTIRRYMHLSTGNYNAVTAHLYTDIGLLTCNEEIGSDVTDLFNYLTGYSAKQDFRKLLVAPINLSEKLTELIRREIELHKQNGNGRLIFKMNSLVEPPMIDLLYEASRAGVKIDLIVRGICCLLPGVAGISENINVTSIVGRFLEHSRIYYFGNGGKEEIYLGSADLMPRNLHRRVEVVFPILDERILRHLKDDILKTFLADCMNAQIMTPHGNYTHKHTEHGPNCINCQQVFMSTKNSNTP
- a CDS encoding tetratricopeptide repeat protein is translated as MKELAAAAIIVFSLAGAIPGALSYGNPARDEAVELMKAKEYDQALKKLATAVGLDATDAQNYVLRGKCFLKLGNYDLAIADLDKAVNYSPDDARAYFLRAIVNTKLGRNDSSVSDFEQAIYLNPKNASRNFDNASVRKNFEIALTRLRSSVRFKAKESESKDKLEPEDYLFNDVGD
- a CDS encoding methyltransferase domain-containing protein, which codes for MERRDWNQRYIDDDTPWDSGLPSEELKAILAAGLIKPCRVFEVGCGTGTNAIFLAQAGFDVTAVDLSEVAINRAKEKAAAAGVKVNFLVADVTALPAEVGSEFPFVFDRGTYHIVRDVNLKALQSTLAKLVAPGGYYLVLAGNANEDAPPDKGPPRVKASDVCAELEGNAFDLVRLKESHFTGVKINGENFSPLAWSGIFRRRHEER
- a CDS encoding type II toxin-antitoxin system Phd/YefM family antitoxin, translated to MKTVTATELKTKTGETLDAAQREPVSIEKNGRPIAVIIPQADYERLTQLENDYWLARVEAAEKSGYIGAKATTNFFKDMLKHNAKA
- a CDS encoding type II toxin-antitoxin system HicA family toxin; this translates as MVYCLSMTGKDLLKLLKKHGFVLKRVSGSHHILDNGKMKIIVPVHGNRDLPIGLLKSILKQAGLK
- a CDS encoding type II toxin-antitoxin system HicB family antitoxin — translated: MIYYCKAYRDEDCYSVEFPDITGTSTYGKTLEEALAMAKDALNLMLAAMVDDGEPLPKSKSRKAAGYYPVEVKPSILAAAEIRQARKAAGLTQKEMANRLNVAYQVYQKLEDPDRSNPTIKTLTQVARCLGHDLKLAI
- a CDS encoding type II toxin-antitoxin system HicB family antitoxin, whose product is MKYAVVIEKSVNNFSAYVPDLPGCIATGATKEEVEREIREAIRFHLNGLKEDGLVIPQPVAICEYVET